The following coding sequences are from one Arachis hypogaea cultivar Tifrunner chromosome 7, arahy.Tifrunner.gnm2.J5K5, whole genome shotgun sequence window:
- the LOC112701159 gene encoding myosin-binding protein 3 isoform X1 — translation MYSLTSFLLSIALSFPFPHFSLFSHSLPHSSVTHTYAKETTKLRKIGNKTKKQKPSMAANKFASMLHRNTNKIVVILVYAVLEWILIVLLLLNSLFSYLISRFAKCVGLQPPCLWCSRVDHILQHGKSGNLDKDLVCESHAAEISKLGYCSNHKKLAETQHMCEDCLASRPNRHENSVGIGHNRIAFISWISHENGDDDDTKRCSCCNESLRRELYPPYLLLKPSWGDARKGSFIVESIHDEKEADKDIEFEINNGEEEEEDHDDVHQILSDIESFILREVAEDRSSSVSNLHSDEKEGEKDDLIIITKLDPNGSINCWEDRSIEVIDRHFKNNVECETNRLIPVEFIDSITSLPFEPCKIDELERFDITESSLENSIVFEFEELKQDSVAKVHREKFFTFEEAQTSSNEDNNVEAVSEEQNNTRVDLPISEEPLCSYGSSHEDESSMDDESSTSDDDDDVGNAFEKFIAQNNLSKSQILSNGDNDIEDDMEESHKNPTDNLPPSEEQEFSCQCIAEDESSESEDDTGVANAFDEFISQNNLCLDKGEKDNDYAEMIVNDDGVDNAFDKFISQNNLCSDKEAAKDNDYAEMIEKTNSAEKNHEETSHQSCEADEDKLPETPSSVNGLQYAHRKLMQRELGAEDSMDGSVASELEYGDPISTIDNLKTALKSERKALSAIYQELEEERSASAVAANQTMAMITRLQEEKAAMRMEALQYQRMMEEQAEYDQEALQLLNELMLKREKEKQELEKELEEYRQKVVDYEAKEKIRLLRRMKDGTTRSRDSSSSSDISIDLNREVRDKEEEEEEEDNLNNKATTADGVSNLEEMALDCVKHISVLDDSLAEFEEERALILDQLRELEEKIMNLEESEEFIDDIEITEHSSTHCDKELNENCSNYSSPEENMHNFSDDKQNIQRRTMGSLAKRLLPYLDAAENENEEEAYTLDHTQIMKPESVEDVQDSVGAIEKVSVEEEVDRVYERLQALESDREFLQNCVGSIQNGDKGTGLLQEILQHLRDLKAVEHRLKNLGTDPLM, via the exons ATGTACTCTTTAACATCCTTCCTTCTTTCCATTGCTCTTTCTTTTCCCTTCCCAcacttttctctcttctcacATTCTCTTCCACACTCTTCAGTCACACACACATATGCAAAAGAAACTACAAAGCTTCGGAAAATTGGAAAcaaaaccaaaaaacaaaaaccATCAATGGCCGCCAACAAGTTTGCCAGCATGCTACACAGAAACACCAACAAAATTGTGGTGATTCTTGTGTATGCAGTTCTTGAATGGATCCTCATAGTACTTCTTCTCCTCAACTCCTTGTTCAGCTACCTCATCTCAAGATTTGCAAAATGTGTTGGCCTCCAACCACCATGCCTTTGGTGCTCAAGGGTTGATCACATCTTGCAGCATGGAAAAAGTGGAAATTTGGATAAGGATCTTGTTTGTGAGTCTCATGCAGCTGAGATTTCGAAGCTTGGTTACTGTTCAAACCATAAAAAGCTTGCTGAGACACAGCACATGTGTGAGGATTGCTTGGCTTCTAGGCCGAACCGGCACGAAAACTCAGTTGGAATTGGACACAACAGAATCGCATTCATCTCTTGGATTAGTCATGAAAACGGTGATGATGATGACACAAAGAGATGCTCCTGCTGCAATGAGAGCTTGAGGAGAGAGCTTTACCCTCCTTATCTTTTGTTGAAGCCTTCTTGGGGAGATGCAAGAAAAGGCTCTTTCATTGTAGAATCAATACATGATGAAAAGGAAGCTGATAAAGACATTGAGTTTGAGATTAacaatggagaagaagaagaagaagatcatgATGATGTGCATCAGATACTTTCTGATATTGAGAGTTTTATCCTCAGGGAAGTGGCAGAGGATCGTTCGAGTTCTGTCTCGAACTTGCACTCTGATGAAAAGGAAGGAGAAAAAGATGAtcttatcatcatcaccaagctGGATCCTAATGGTTCTATCAATTGTTGGGAAGATAGATCAATTGAAGTCATCGATAGACACTTCAAGAACAATGTGGAATGCGAAACGAATCGCTTGATACCTGTTGAGTTCATAGATTCTATTACCTCTTTGCCTTTTGAACCATGCAAGATTGATGAACTTGAAAGGTTTGATATAACTGAATCAAGCTTGGAGAATTCTATAGTTTTTGAATTTGAAGAGTTGAAACAGGATTCAGTAGCAAAGGTACATCGAGAGAAGTTTTTTACTTTTGAAGAAGCTCAAACTTCGTCGAATGAAGACAACAATGTTGAAGCTGTCTCAGAAGAACAAAATAACACTAGAG TTGATTTGCCTATATCTGAAGAACCACTTTGCTCATATGGAAGCTCACATGAAGATGAATCTTCAATGGATGATGAATCCTCAacaagtgatgatgatgatgatgttggaaATGCCTTTGAAAAATTCATTGCTCAGAATAATCTAAGCAAGTCTCAAATTTTATCCAATGGTGACAATGATATAGAAGATGATATGGAAGAATCACACAAAAATCCAACAG ATAATTTGCCTCCATCTGAAGAACAAGAATTCTCATGTCAATGCATAGCAGAAGATGAATCTTCAGAAAGCGAGGATGATACTGGAGTTGCTAATGCCTTTGATGAATTCATTTCTCAGAATAACCTAT GTTTAGATAAAGGTGAAAAAGATAATGATTATGCTGAAATGATTGTGAATGATGATGGAGTTGACAATGCCTTTGATAAATTCATTTCTCAGAATAACCTAT GTTCAGATAAAGAAGCTGCAAAAGATAATGACTATGCTGAAATGATTGAGAAAACAAACTCAGCCGAGAAAAATCATGAAGAAACAAGCCATCAATCATGTGAAGCAGATGAAGATAAACTTCCTGAAACTCCCAGTTCTGTAAATGGCCTGCAATATGCGCATAGGAAATTGATGCAAAGAGAATTAGGAGCTGAGGATTCAATGGATGGCAGCGTTGCGAGCGAGCTAGAATATGGCGATCCAATATCAACAATTGATAATCTAAAAACAGCTTTAAAATCTGAAAGAAAGGCTCTGAGTGCTATATATCAAGAACTAGAAGAAGAGCGAAGCGCATCCGCTGTAGCTGCTAATCAAACAATGGCAATGATTACAAGATTGCAAGAGGAAAAGGCCGCGATGCGGATGGAAGCGCTGCAATACCAGCGAATGATGGAAGAACAAGCAGAGTATGATCAAGAAGCTTTGCAGCTTTTGAACGAGCTAAtgttgaaaagggaaaaagagaaGCAAGAGCTTGAGAAGGAACTGGAAGAGTATAGACAGAAGGTCGTGGATTACGAGGCGAAAGAGAAGATAAGGCTGTTGAGAAGAATGAAAGATGGAACCACAAGAAGCAgagactcttcttcttcctctgatataTCCATTGATCTCAACCGCGAAgtaagggacaaagaagaagaagaagaagaagaagataacttGAACAACAAGGCAACTACTGCTGATGGTGTTTCGAATTTGGAAGAGATGGCATTGGATTGTGTGAAACATATTAGTGTTCTTGATGATTCATTAGCCGAATTCGAAGAAGAGCGAGCCTTGATTCTTGATCAGCTAAGAGAATTGGAGGAAAAGATTATGAATCTCGAAGAGAGCGAAGAATTCATCGATGATATCGAAATAACTGAGCATTCATCAACACATTGTGACAAAGAATTGAATGAGAATTGCAGCAACTATAGCAGTCCAGAGGAAAATATGCATAATTTTTCAGATGATAAACAAAATATTCAAAGAAGAACAATGGGATCATTGGCAAAAAGGCTGCTACCATATCTAGATGCCGCGGAAAATGAGAACGAGGAAGAAGCATACACACTTGATCATACACAAATCATGAAACCTGAATCAGTTGAAGATGTGCAAGATTCAGTTGGTGCAATTGAAAAGGTTTCAGTTGAAGAAGAAGTGGATCGTGTTTATGAGCGGTTACAAGCTCTTGAATCTGATAGAGAGTTTCTGCAAAATTGTGTGGGCTCTATACAGAACGGTGACAAAGGAACGGGTCTGCTTCAAGAAATTTTGCAACATCTTCGTGATCTTAAAGCCGTTGAACACAGATTGAAGAACTTGGGCACTGATCCATTGATGTGA
- the LOC112701159 gene encoding myosin-binding protein 3 isoform X3 — MYSLTSFLLSIALSFPFPHFSLFSHSLPHSSVTHTYAKETTKLRKIGNKTKKQKPSMAANKFASMLHRNTNKIVVILVYAVLEWILIVLLLLNSLFSYLISRFAKCVGLQPPCLWCSRVDHILQHGKSGNLDKDLVCESHAAEISKLGYCSNHKKLAETQHMCEDCLASRPNRHENSVGIGHNRIAFISWISHENGDDDDTKRCSCCNESLRRELYPPYLLLKPSWGDARKGSFIVESIHDEKEADKDIEFEINNGEEEEEDHDDVHQILSDIESFILREVAEDRSSSVSNLHSDEKEGEKDDLIIITKLDPNGSINCWEDRSIEVIDRHFKNNVECETNRLIPVEFIDSITSLPFEPCKIDELERFDITESSLENSIVFEFEELKQDSVAKVHREKFFTFEEAQTSSNEDNNVEAVSEEQNNTRVDLPISEEPLCSYGSSHEDESSMDDESSTSDDDDDVGNAFEKFIAQNNLSKSQILSNGDNDIEDDMEESHKNPTDNLPPSEEQEFSCQCIAEDESSESEDDTGVANAFDEFISQNNLCSDKEAAKDNDYAEMIEKTNSAEKNHEETSHQSCEADEDKLPETPSSVNGLQYAHRKLMQRELGAEDSMDGSVASELEYGDPISTIDNLKTALKSERKALSAIYQELEEERSASAVAANQTMAMITRLQEEKAAMRMEALQYQRMMEEQAEYDQEALQLLNELMLKREKEKQELEKELEEYRQKVVDYEAKEKIRLLRRMKDGTTRSRDSSSSSDISIDLNREVRDKEEEEEEEDNLNNKATTADGVSNLEEMALDCVKHISVLDDSLAEFEEERALILDQLRELEEKIMNLEESEEFIDDIEITEHSSTHCDKELNENCSNYSSPEENMHNFSDDKQNIQRRTMGSLAKRLLPYLDAAENENEEEAYTLDHTQIMKPESVEDVQDSVGAIEKVSVEEEVDRVYERLQALESDREFLQNCVGSIQNGDKGTGLLQEILQHLRDLKAVEHRLKNLGTDPLM, encoded by the exons ATGTACTCTTTAACATCCTTCCTTCTTTCCATTGCTCTTTCTTTTCCCTTCCCAcacttttctctcttctcacATTCTCTTCCACACTCTTCAGTCACACACACATATGCAAAAGAAACTACAAAGCTTCGGAAAATTGGAAAcaaaaccaaaaaacaaaaaccATCAATGGCCGCCAACAAGTTTGCCAGCATGCTACACAGAAACACCAACAAAATTGTGGTGATTCTTGTGTATGCAGTTCTTGAATGGATCCTCATAGTACTTCTTCTCCTCAACTCCTTGTTCAGCTACCTCATCTCAAGATTTGCAAAATGTGTTGGCCTCCAACCACCATGCCTTTGGTGCTCAAGGGTTGATCACATCTTGCAGCATGGAAAAAGTGGAAATTTGGATAAGGATCTTGTTTGTGAGTCTCATGCAGCTGAGATTTCGAAGCTTGGTTACTGTTCAAACCATAAAAAGCTTGCTGAGACACAGCACATGTGTGAGGATTGCTTGGCTTCTAGGCCGAACCGGCACGAAAACTCAGTTGGAATTGGACACAACAGAATCGCATTCATCTCTTGGATTAGTCATGAAAACGGTGATGATGATGACACAAAGAGATGCTCCTGCTGCAATGAGAGCTTGAGGAGAGAGCTTTACCCTCCTTATCTTTTGTTGAAGCCTTCTTGGGGAGATGCAAGAAAAGGCTCTTTCATTGTAGAATCAATACATGATGAAAAGGAAGCTGATAAAGACATTGAGTTTGAGATTAacaatggagaagaagaagaagaagatcatgATGATGTGCATCAGATACTTTCTGATATTGAGAGTTTTATCCTCAGGGAAGTGGCAGAGGATCGTTCGAGTTCTGTCTCGAACTTGCACTCTGATGAAAAGGAAGGAGAAAAAGATGAtcttatcatcatcaccaagctGGATCCTAATGGTTCTATCAATTGTTGGGAAGATAGATCAATTGAAGTCATCGATAGACACTTCAAGAACAATGTGGAATGCGAAACGAATCGCTTGATACCTGTTGAGTTCATAGATTCTATTACCTCTTTGCCTTTTGAACCATGCAAGATTGATGAACTTGAAAGGTTTGATATAACTGAATCAAGCTTGGAGAATTCTATAGTTTTTGAATTTGAAGAGTTGAAACAGGATTCAGTAGCAAAGGTACATCGAGAGAAGTTTTTTACTTTTGAAGAAGCTCAAACTTCGTCGAATGAAGACAACAATGTTGAAGCTGTCTCAGAAGAACAAAATAACACTAGAG TTGATTTGCCTATATCTGAAGAACCACTTTGCTCATATGGAAGCTCACATGAAGATGAATCTTCAATGGATGATGAATCCTCAacaagtgatgatgatgatgatgttggaaATGCCTTTGAAAAATTCATTGCTCAGAATAATCTAAGCAAGTCTCAAATTTTATCCAATGGTGACAATGATATAGAAGATGATATGGAAGAATCACACAAAAATCCAACAG ATAATTTGCCTCCATCTGAAGAACAAGAATTCTCATGTCAATGCATAGCAGAAGATGAATCTTCAGAAAGCGAGGATGATACTGGAGTTGCTAATGCCTTTGATGAATTCATTTCTCAGAATAACCTAT GTTCAGATAAAGAAGCTGCAAAAGATAATGACTATGCTGAAATGATTGAGAAAACAAACTCAGCCGAGAAAAATCATGAAGAAACAAGCCATCAATCATGTGAAGCAGATGAAGATAAACTTCCTGAAACTCCCAGTTCTGTAAATGGCCTGCAATATGCGCATAGGAAATTGATGCAAAGAGAATTAGGAGCTGAGGATTCAATGGATGGCAGCGTTGCGAGCGAGCTAGAATATGGCGATCCAATATCAACAATTGATAATCTAAAAACAGCTTTAAAATCTGAAAGAAAGGCTCTGAGTGCTATATATCAAGAACTAGAAGAAGAGCGAAGCGCATCCGCTGTAGCTGCTAATCAAACAATGGCAATGATTACAAGATTGCAAGAGGAAAAGGCCGCGATGCGGATGGAAGCGCTGCAATACCAGCGAATGATGGAAGAACAAGCAGAGTATGATCAAGAAGCTTTGCAGCTTTTGAACGAGCTAAtgttgaaaagggaaaaagagaaGCAAGAGCTTGAGAAGGAACTGGAAGAGTATAGACAGAAGGTCGTGGATTACGAGGCGAAAGAGAAGATAAGGCTGTTGAGAAGAATGAAAGATGGAACCACAAGAAGCAgagactcttcttcttcctctgatataTCCATTGATCTCAACCGCGAAgtaagggacaaagaagaagaagaagaagaagaagataacttGAACAACAAGGCAACTACTGCTGATGGTGTTTCGAATTTGGAAGAGATGGCATTGGATTGTGTGAAACATATTAGTGTTCTTGATGATTCATTAGCCGAATTCGAAGAAGAGCGAGCCTTGATTCTTGATCAGCTAAGAGAATTGGAGGAAAAGATTATGAATCTCGAAGAGAGCGAAGAATTCATCGATGATATCGAAATAACTGAGCATTCATCAACACATTGTGACAAAGAATTGAATGAGAATTGCAGCAACTATAGCAGTCCAGAGGAAAATATGCATAATTTTTCAGATGATAAACAAAATATTCAAAGAAGAACAATGGGATCATTGGCAAAAAGGCTGCTACCATATCTAGATGCCGCGGAAAATGAGAACGAGGAAGAAGCATACACACTTGATCATACACAAATCATGAAACCTGAATCAGTTGAAGATGTGCAAGATTCAGTTGGTGCAATTGAAAAGGTTTCAGTTGAAGAAGAAGTGGATCGTGTTTATGAGCGGTTACAAGCTCTTGAATCTGATAGAGAGTTTCTGCAAAATTGTGTGGGCTCTATACAGAACGGTGACAAAGGAACGGGTCTGCTTCAAGAAATTTTGCAACATCTTCGTGATCTTAAAGCCGTTGAACACAGATTGAAGAACTTGGGCACTGATCCATTGATGTGA
- the LOC112701159 gene encoding myosin-binding protein 3 isoform X2: MYSLTSFLLSIALSFPFPHFSLFSHSLPHSSVTHTYAKETTKLRKIGNKTKKQKPSMAANKFASMLHRNTNKIVVILVYAVLEWILIVLLLLNSLFSYLISRFAKCVGLQPPCLWCSRVDHILQHGKSGNLDKDLVCESHAAEISKLGYCSNHKKLAETQHMCEDCLASRPNRHENSVGIGHNRIAFISWISHENGDDDDTKRCSCCNESLRRELYPPYLLLKPSWGDARKGSFIVESIHDEKEADKDIEFEINNGEEEEEDHDDVHQILSDIESFILREVAEDRSSSVSNLHSDEKEGEKDDLIIITKLDPNGSINCWEDRSIEVIDRHFKNNVECETNRLIPVEFIDSITSLPFEPCKIDELERFDITESSLENSIVFEFEELKQDSVAKVHREKFFTFEEAQTSSNEDNNVEAVSEEQNNTRVDLPISEEPLCSYGSSHEDESSMDDESSTSDDDDDVGNAFEKFIAQNNLSKSQILSNGDNDIEDDMEESHKNPTDNLPPSEEQEFSCQCIAEDESSESEDDTGVANAFDEFISQNNLYKGEKDNDYAEMIVNDDGVDNAFDKFISQNNLCSDKEAAKDNDYAEMIEKTNSAEKNHEETSHQSCEADEDKLPETPSSVNGLQYAHRKLMQRELGAEDSMDGSVASELEYGDPISTIDNLKTALKSERKALSAIYQELEEERSASAVAANQTMAMITRLQEEKAAMRMEALQYQRMMEEQAEYDQEALQLLNELMLKREKEKQELEKELEEYRQKVVDYEAKEKIRLLRRMKDGTTRSRDSSSSSDISIDLNREVRDKEEEEEEEDNLNNKATTADGVSNLEEMALDCVKHISVLDDSLAEFEEERALILDQLRELEEKIMNLEESEEFIDDIEITEHSSTHCDKELNENCSNYSSPEENMHNFSDDKQNIQRRTMGSLAKRLLPYLDAAENENEEEAYTLDHTQIMKPESVEDVQDSVGAIEKVSVEEEVDRVYERLQALESDREFLQNCVGSIQNGDKGTGLLQEILQHLRDLKAVEHRLKNLGTDPLM, translated from the exons ATGTACTCTTTAACATCCTTCCTTCTTTCCATTGCTCTTTCTTTTCCCTTCCCAcacttttctctcttctcacATTCTCTTCCACACTCTTCAGTCACACACACATATGCAAAAGAAACTACAAAGCTTCGGAAAATTGGAAAcaaaaccaaaaaacaaaaaccATCAATGGCCGCCAACAAGTTTGCCAGCATGCTACACAGAAACACCAACAAAATTGTGGTGATTCTTGTGTATGCAGTTCTTGAATGGATCCTCATAGTACTTCTTCTCCTCAACTCCTTGTTCAGCTACCTCATCTCAAGATTTGCAAAATGTGTTGGCCTCCAACCACCATGCCTTTGGTGCTCAAGGGTTGATCACATCTTGCAGCATGGAAAAAGTGGAAATTTGGATAAGGATCTTGTTTGTGAGTCTCATGCAGCTGAGATTTCGAAGCTTGGTTACTGTTCAAACCATAAAAAGCTTGCTGAGACACAGCACATGTGTGAGGATTGCTTGGCTTCTAGGCCGAACCGGCACGAAAACTCAGTTGGAATTGGACACAACAGAATCGCATTCATCTCTTGGATTAGTCATGAAAACGGTGATGATGATGACACAAAGAGATGCTCCTGCTGCAATGAGAGCTTGAGGAGAGAGCTTTACCCTCCTTATCTTTTGTTGAAGCCTTCTTGGGGAGATGCAAGAAAAGGCTCTTTCATTGTAGAATCAATACATGATGAAAAGGAAGCTGATAAAGACATTGAGTTTGAGATTAacaatggagaagaagaagaagaagatcatgATGATGTGCATCAGATACTTTCTGATATTGAGAGTTTTATCCTCAGGGAAGTGGCAGAGGATCGTTCGAGTTCTGTCTCGAACTTGCACTCTGATGAAAAGGAAGGAGAAAAAGATGAtcttatcatcatcaccaagctGGATCCTAATGGTTCTATCAATTGTTGGGAAGATAGATCAATTGAAGTCATCGATAGACACTTCAAGAACAATGTGGAATGCGAAACGAATCGCTTGATACCTGTTGAGTTCATAGATTCTATTACCTCTTTGCCTTTTGAACCATGCAAGATTGATGAACTTGAAAGGTTTGATATAACTGAATCAAGCTTGGAGAATTCTATAGTTTTTGAATTTGAAGAGTTGAAACAGGATTCAGTAGCAAAGGTACATCGAGAGAAGTTTTTTACTTTTGAAGAAGCTCAAACTTCGTCGAATGAAGACAACAATGTTGAAGCTGTCTCAGAAGAACAAAATAACACTAGAG TTGATTTGCCTATATCTGAAGAACCACTTTGCTCATATGGAAGCTCACATGAAGATGAATCTTCAATGGATGATGAATCCTCAacaagtgatgatgatgatgatgttggaaATGCCTTTGAAAAATTCATTGCTCAGAATAATCTAAGCAAGTCTCAAATTTTATCCAATGGTGACAATGATATAGAAGATGATATGGAAGAATCACACAAAAATCCAACAG ATAATTTGCCTCCATCTGAAGAACAAGAATTCTCATGTCAATGCATAGCAGAAGATGAATCTTCAGAAAGCGAGGATGATACTGGAGTTGCTAATGCCTTTGATGAATTCATTTCTCAGAATAACCTAT ATAAAGGTGAAAAAGATAATGATTATGCTGAAATGATTGTGAATGATGATGGAGTTGACAATGCCTTTGATAAATTCATTTCTCAGAATAACCTAT GTTCAGATAAAGAAGCTGCAAAAGATAATGACTATGCTGAAATGATTGAGAAAACAAACTCAGCCGAGAAAAATCATGAAGAAACAAGCCATCAATCATGTGAAGCAGATGAAGATAAACTTCCTGAAACTCCCAGTTCTGTAAATGGCCTGCAATATGCGCATAGGAAATTGATGCAAAGAGAATTAGGAGCTGAGGATTCAATGGATGGCAGCGTTGCGAGCGAGCTAGAATATGGCGATCCAATATCAACAATTGATAATCTAAAAACAGCTTTAAAATCTGAAAGAAAGGCTCTGAGTGCTATATATCAAGAACTAGAAGAAGAGCGAAGCGCATCCGCTGTAGCTGCTAATCAAACAATGGCAATGATTACAAGATTGCAAGAGGAAAAGGCCGCGATGCGGATGGAAGCGCTGCAATACCAGCGAATGATGGAAGAACAAGCAGAGTATGATCAAGAAGCTTTGCAGCTTTTGAACGAGCTAAtgttgaaaagggaaaaagagaaGCAAGAGCTTGAGAAGGAACTGGAAGAGTATAGACAGAAGGTCGTGGATTACGAGGCGAAAGAGAAGATAAGGCTGTTGAGAAGAATGAAAGATGGAACCACAAGAAGCAgagactcttcttcttcctctgatataTCCATTGATCTCAACCGCGAAgtaagggacaaagaagaagaagaagaagaagaagataacttGAACAACAAGGCAACTACTGCTGATGGTGTTTCGAATTTGGAAGAGATGGCATTGGATTGTGTGAAACATATTAGTGTTCTTGATGATTCATTAGCCGAATTCGAAGAAGAGCGAGCCTTGATTCTTGATCAGCTAAGAGAATTGGAGGAAAAGATTATGAATCTCGAAGAGAGCGAAGAATTCATCGATGATATCGAAATAACTGAGCATTCATCAACACATTGTGACAAAGAATTGAATGAGAATTGCAGCAACTATAGCAGTCCAGAGGAAAATATGCATAATTTTTCAGATGATAAACAAAATATTCAAAGAAGAACAATGGGATCATTGGCAAAAAGGCTGCTACCATATCTAGATGCCGCGGAAAATGAGAACGAGGAAGAAGCATACACACTTGATCATACACAAATCATGAAACCTGAATCAGTTGAAGATGTGCAAGATTCAGTTGGTGCAATTGAAAAGGTTTCAGTTGAAGAAGAAGTGGATCGTGTTTATGAGCGGTTACAAGCTCTTGAATCTGATAGAGAGTTTCTGCAAAATTGTGTGGGCTCTATACAGAACGGTGACAAAGGAACGGGTCTGCTTCAAGAAATTTTGCAACATCTTCGTGATCTTAAAGCCGTTGAACACAGATTGAAGAACTTGGGCACTGATCCATTGATGTGA